A genomic stretch from Empedobacter stercoris includes:
- the paaC gene encoding 1,2-phenylacetyl-CoA epoxidase subunit PaaC → MTSTVYQNNQNYIDFILHLADTNLILAQRLCEWCGHGPVLEQDIAMSNMALDLLGQTSNYYNYAAEMIGNGATEDTLAMLREEREYKNLLLVEQPNGHFGDTVARQFFYDSYHALLLEQFLKVKDLKLQSIAEKSLKEVKYHLKWSAEWMIRLGDGTEESHNKIQQAVHDILPYVGEAFILAPYQKALIEEGLIDNPIDFKATWLANVKAVLDEATIEADVENTFAQKGGKEGVHSEHLGFILTDLQYMQRTYPNLQW, encoded by the coding sequence ATGACAAGTACAGTTTATCAAAACAACCAAAATTACATCGATTTTATTTTGCATTTAGCAGATACAAATCTGATTTTGGCACAACGTTTATGCGAATGGTGTGGTCATGGACCAGTTTTAGAGCAAGATATCGCTATGTCGAATATGGCTTTAGACTTATTGGGACAAACCTCAAACTATTACAATTATGCAGCCGAAATGATCGGTAATGGTGCAACAGAAGATACTTTAGCAATGTTACGCGAAGAACGCGAATACAAAAATTTATTGTTAGTAGAGCAACCAAACGGACATTTCGGTGATACAGTTGCACGTCAGTTTTTTTACGATTCATACCATGCATTATTGTTAGAGCAATTCTTAAAAGTAAAAGATCTTAAATTGCAATCAATCGCTGAAAAATCATTAAAAGAAGTGAAATATCACTTAAAATGGTCTGCAGAATGGATGATTCGTTTAGGAGACGGAACAGAAGAATCTCACAATAAAATTCAACAAGCAGTTCATGATATTTTACCTTATGTAGGTGAAGCATTTATTTTAGCTCCTTATCAAAAAGCATTAATCGAAGAAGGTTTGATTGATAATCCAATCGATTTTAAAGCAACTTGGTTAGCCAATGTAAAAGCTGTTTTGGATGAAGCAACAATAGAAGCTGATGTCGAAAATACGTTTGCACAAAAAGGAGGTAAAGAAGGAGTTCATTCAGAACATTTAGGTTTTATCTTAACTGACTTACAATACATGCAAAGAACATATCCTAATTTACAATGGTAA
- a CDS encoding phenylacetate--CoA ligase family protein → MIFNPGIEQMPIEQLRVLQNERLQSMLKKVYNNVPFYKQAFDEAGIKLEDIKGVEDLHKLPFTKKNHLRENYPFGLFAEPKENVVRLHCSSGTTGKPTVVGYTKNDIELFSEVVARSLAASGCEPCMTLQNAYGYGLFTGGLGLHYGAEKLGMTVVPISGGNTEKQIMLLKDFQADAICATPSYALTVAEEIKKRGETLSDYNLKFAILGSEPWSEALRQEVEGSLDIKASNIYGLSEIIGPGVSNEDFEEQGTGSYIWEDHFFPEIVDEKTGEPVPYGQPGVLVITTLTKEALPLVRYWTGDITTLTYEHSKKRTHVKMGPIIGRADDMMIIRGVNFFHTQIADFIPDFPELSPNYQVVLTKPKNMDAVEVGFEINPDYFAEKGLTCDDLNDESNVACCKLVANIHKKIRDNIGLGMNVKLYQVDGLPKSEGGKLNRIIDNRHL, encoded by the coding sequence ATGATATTTAATCCTGGGATTGAACAGATGCCTATTGAGCAATTACGTGTTCTTCAGAACGAGAGACTTCAATCAATGTTAAAAAAAGTGTATAATAATGTACCTTTTTATAAACAAGCTTTTGACGAAGCTGGTATCAAGTTAGAAGATATTAAAGGTGTTGAAGATTTACACAAATTACCTTTTACAAAGAAAAATCATTTAAGAGAAAATTATCCATTTGGATTATTTGCAGAACCTAAAGAGAATGTCGTTCGTTTACATTGTTCAAGTGGAACAACTGGAAAACCAACAGTAGTAGGTTACACTAAGAATGATATCGAATTATTCTCGGAAGTAGTAGCAAGATCTTTAGCAGCTTCAGGATGTGAGCCATGTATGACATTACAAAATGCCTATGGTTATGGTTTATTTACAGGAGGTTTAGGACTGCATTATGGTGCTGAAAAATTAGGAATGACTGTTGTTCCAATTTCTGGTGGTAACACAGAAAAACAAATTATGTTATTGAAAGATTTTCAAGCTGATGCAATTTGTGCAACACCATCTTATGCTTTAACAGTTGCTGAAGAAATCAAGAAAAGAGGTGAAACTTTATCAGATTACAATTTAAAGTTTGCTATTTTAGGATCTGAACCTTGGTCAGAAGCATTACGCCAAGAAGTAGAAGGAAGTTTAGATATCAAAGCTTCTAACATCTATGGATTAAGCGAAATTATAGGTCCAGGTGTGTCAAATGAAGATTTCGAAGAACAAGGTACAGGATCGTATATTTGGGAAGATCATTTCTTTCCAGAAATCGTAGATGAAAAAACGGGTGAACCAGTTCCTTATGGACAACCAGGTGTTTTAGTTATCACTACACTTACAAAAGAAGCCTTACCATTAGTGCGCTATTGGACAGGAGACATTACAACATTAACGTACGAACATTCTAAGAAAAGAACACATGTCAAAATGGGACCTATTATTGGTCGTGCTGATGATATGATGATTATTCGTGGTGTGAATTTCTTTCATACACAAATCGCGGATTTTATTCCAGATTTCCCTGAATTATCACCAAATTATCAAGTAGTTTTAACGAAACCAAAAAATATGGATGCAGTAGAAGTTGGATTTGAAATAAATCCTGACTATTTTGCAGAAAAAGGTTTGACTTGTGATGATTTGAATGACGAATCTAATGTTGCGTGTTGCAAATTAGTCGCAAATATTCATAAAAAAATAAGAGACAACATTGGATTAGGAATGAATGTCAAATTATACCAAGTAGATGGACTTCCTAAAAGTGAAGGAGGAAAGTTGAACCGAATTATAGATAATAGACATTTATAA
- the paaI gene encoding hydroxyphenylacetyl-CoA thioesterase PaaI, with protein sequence MEPQKLLNRMLDHDKFSEWLGLEVIEVKEGYAKLQAKIRPEMMNGVGSVHGGITFAMADSAFAFSCNMYNNISVALDVHISFTKAGHDGDVFTIESQEVSSTKRTGIYDIKVTNQNNELIALFKGTCFRTGKPLIEVA encoded by the coding sequence ATGGAACCACAAAAGTTATTAAATAGAATGCTTGACCACGATAAATTTAGCGAATGGTTAGGTCTTGAAGTGATTGAAGTAAAAGAAGGCTATGCAAAATTGCAAGCGAAAATTCGTCCTGAAATGATGAATGGAGTTGGCTCTGTTCATGGAGGAATTACATTTGCAATGGCAGATTCTGCTTTTGCTTTTTCTTGTAATATGTACAATAATATATCTGTTGCATTAGACGTTCATATTTCTTTTACAAAAGCTGGGCATGATGGAGATGTATTTACAATTGAATCACAAGAAGTTTCTTCAACTAAAAGAACAGGTATTTACGATATTAAAGTAACAAATCAAAATAACGAGTTAATTGCTTTATTTAAAGGAACTTGCTTTAGAACAGGTAAACCTTTAATTGAAGTAGCTTAA
- a CDS encoding TetR/AcrR family transcriptional regulator, producing the protein MPKQSKKELIIKEAALIFKQKGYSATSMRELAEKVGMEAASLYNHIRSKDEILEEICFKVANQYVSHISSIEDTEESNVQKLRDLIQLHVRMIIDEPNEVSVANNDWKNLSDTKKELYKTIRKGYEKRIANLIKAGIASGEFKNLNVSVALFTLLSSLRWIELWYKPGRDITPDQLENDLMTLLINGFQK; encoded by the coding sequence ATGCCTAAGCAAAGTAAAAAAGAACTGATTATTAAAGAAGCTGCTTTAATCTTTAAACAAAAAGGTTATTCAGCAACGTCGATGAGAGAATTGGCTGAAAAAGTTGGAATGGAAGCCGCGAGTTTGTATAATCATATTCGCTCGAAAGATGAAATCTTAGAAGAAATTTGTTTTAAAGTGGCCAATCAATATGTTTCGCACATTAGCTCGATTGAAGATACTGAAGAATCAAATGTTCAGAAATTAAGAGATTTAATTCAACTTCACGTTCGAATGATTATTGACGAGCCAAACGAAGTATCTGTAGCAAATAACGATTGGAAAAATTTATCCGATACCAAAAAAGAATTGTATAAAACAATTAGAAAAGGGTATGAAAAACGGATTGCTAATTTAATCAAAGCAGGTATCGCATCTGGCGAATTCAAAAATCTTAATGTATCGGTTGCTTTATTTACTTTATTATCATCTCTTCGTTGGATAGAGTTGTGGTACAAACCAGGGCGAGATATAACACCTGATCAATTAGAAAACGATTTGATGACATTATTAATTAACGGATTTCAAAAATAA
- the paaA gene encoding 1,2-phenylacetyl-CoA epoxidase subunit PaaA: MSAKEIDFQEIFDQKIENEVRIEPKDWMPEAYRKTLIRQISQHAHSEIVGMLPEANWITRAPSLNRKKILLAKVQDEAGHGLYLYCAAETLGTSRIQTLNDLHSGKAKYSSIFNYPTLTWADIGMIGWLVDGAAILNQVPLCRTSYGPYARAMVRVCKEESFHQRQGYEALVVLSRGSEEQKAMMQDAMNRWWWPTLMMFGPKDEESSNSELSMKWRIKRFSNDELRQRFVDVSVPQAEYLGLTIPDPDLKFNEETGHYEFGEIDWEEFWNVVKGNGKCNKQRLDARRNAHNEGAWVRDAATAYHEKRKQRELEKEQRKNA, from the coding sequence ATGAGTGCAAAAGAAATTGATTTTCAAGAAATCTTTGATCAAAAGATTGAAAATGAAGTTCGTATCGAACCAAAAGATTGGATGCCAGAAGCATACCGCAAAACATTAATTAGACAAATTTCTCAACATGCTCACTCAGAAATTGTTGGAATGTTACCAGAAGCAAATTGGATTACAAGAGCTCCTTCGTTAAATAGAAAGAAAATTTTATTAGCGAAAGTACAAGACGAAGCGGGCCATGGTCTATACTTATACTGTGCAGCAGAAACATTAGGAACATCTCGTATCCAAACTTTAAATGACTTACATTCTGGTAAAGCAAAATATTCTTCAATCTTCAATTACCCAACACTTACTTGGGCTGATATCGGAATGATTGGATGGTTGGTTGATGGAGCAGCGATTTTAAATCAAGTTCCATTATGTAGAACTTCTTACGGACCTTATGCACGTGCAATGGTTCGTGTTTGTAAAGAAGAATCTTTTCACCAAAGACAAGGTTACGAAGCGTTAGTTGTGTTATCACGTGGTTCAGAAGAACAAAAAGCGATGATGCAAGATGCAATGAATCGTTGGTGGTGGCCTACATTAATGATGTTTGGTCCAAAAGACGAAGAATCATCTAACTCAGAATTATCAATGAAATGGAGAATTAAACGTTTTTCGAATGATGAATTACGTCAACGTTTTGTAGATGTTTCTGTTCCTCAAGCCGAATATTTAGGTTTAACAATTCCAGATCCAGATCTTAAATTTAATGAAGAAACAGGTCATTACGAATTCGGAGAAATTGATTGGGAAGAATTCTGGAATGTCGTTAAAGGAAACGGAAAATGTAACAAACAACGTTTAGATGCACGTCGTAATGCACACAACGAAGGAGCTTGGGTTCGTGATGCAGCAACAGCTTACCACGAAAAAAGAAAACAAAGAGAATTAGAAAAAGAACAACGCAAAAACGCATAA
- a CDS encoding alpha-ketoacid dehydrogenase subunit alpha/beta: METTTASTTLLKKAYELLVTAKALTELYEENKTTTSKYVHATSRGHEAIQIATGLQLLPQDYLSAYYRDDAMLLSIGITPYELMLQLLAKRDDIFSGGRTYYSHPSLRRDNMPKIPHQSSATGMQAIPTTGIAMGMQYKELEGLCRDEVKPVAVCSLGDASCTEGEVAEAFQMAALKQLPILYLVQDNEWDISASADEIRAQDIAHYAKGFKGLEVFVVDGTDFLASYNTIQRAIDTIRSERRPILVHAKVPLLNHHTSGVRMEWYRDDLEKAKARDPYNKLRDTLLNEGFDEKELIEVENTIKQKVQAEYQQALKADDPRPEDLYTHVFAPTLITEEKGNRSPEGKDKTVMVDSALFAIRELMAKHPEALLYGQDVGLRLGGVFREAATLAKQYGINRVFNTPIQEAFIVGSTVGMSAVGLKPIVEVQFADYIWPGLNQLFTEVARSNYLSNGKWPVSMILRVPIGAYGSGGPYHSSSVESVLTNIKGIKIAYPSTGADLKGLMKAAYYDPNPVVMLEHKGLYWSKIKGTEDAATVEPDENYILPFGKARDVLLAESSQNHNSVTIITYGMGVYWAKEAAKAFPNQVEIIDLRTLVPLDEETIFNSVKKHNRCIVLTEEAKQNSFAQSLAGLINEECFEYLDAPIRVLGAQDMPAIPLNSTLEIEMLPNSEKLKILISKVLKY; encoded by the coding sequence ATGGAAACCACAACAGCATCAACAACATTATTAAAAAAAGCATACGAATTATTAGTTACAGCTAAGGCTTTAACCGAATTATACGAAGAAAATAAAACTACAACAAGTAAATATGTACACGCAACTTCGCGAGGACACGAAGCGATACAAATTGCAACAGGTTTACAATTATTACCACAAGATTATTTAAGCGCCTATTACCGTGATGATGCGATGTTATTATCGATAGGAATTACGCCTTATGAATTGATGTTGCAGCTATTAGCAAAACGAGATGATATTTTTTCGGGAGGAAGAACCTATTATTCTCATCCAAGTTTGCGTCGTGATAATATGCCAAAAATACCGCACCAAAGTAGTGCAACGGGCATGCAAGCTATTCCTACAACTGGAATTGCGATGGGAATGCAATACAAAGAATTGGAAGGTCTTTGTCGTGATGAGGTTAAACCAGTCGCAGTATGCTCCTTAGGTGATGCTTCATGCACAGAGGGTGAGGTAGCAGAAGCTTTTCAAATGGCAGCTTTGAAACAATTACCTATTTTATATTTGGTTCAAGATAATGAATGGGATATTTCAGCATCAGCAGATGAGATTCGAGCTCAAGATATAGCGCATTATGCGAAAGGTTTTAAAGGGTTAGAAGTGTTTGTAGTTGATGGAACTGATTTTTTAGCATCCTATAACACTATTCAAAGAGCAATTGACACTATCCGTTCAGAACGTCGTCCGATTTTGGTTCATGCAAAAGTTCCATTATTAAATCATCATACATCTGGGGTTCGTATGGAATGGTACCGTGACGATTTAGAGAAGGCAAAAGCTCGAGATCCATATAATAAATTAAGGGATACTTTATTAAATGAAGGTTTTGACGAAAAAGAGTTAATTGAAGTCGAAAACACGATTAAACAAAAAGTTCAGGCAGAATATCAACAAGCATTAAAAGCAGATGATCCTCGTCCTGAAGATTTATATACACATGTTTTTGCTCCAACATTAATTACCGAAGAAAAAGGAAATCGCTCTCCTGAAGGGAAGGATAAAACGGTAATGGTAGATTCTGCTCTTTTTGCAATTCGCGAATTGATGGCAAAACATCCTGAAGCATTATTATATGGACAAGACGTTGGTTTGCGTTTAGGAGGTGTTTTTCGTGAAGCAGCAACTTTGGCAAAACAATATGGAATAAATCGTGTATTTAATACACCAATTCAGGAAGCATTTATTGTTGGATCTACGGTTGGAATGTCTGCGGTAGGCTTGAAACCTATTGTAGAAGTGCAGTTTGCGGATTATATTTGGCCAGGTCTTAATCAATTATTTACTGAAGTGGCTCGTTCAAATTATTTGTCAAATGGTAAATGGCCAGTTTCTATGATTTTACGTGTTCCGATTGGTGCTTACGGTAGTGGAGGACCTTATCATTCGAGTTCAGTGGAAAGTGTATTGACCAATATAAAAGGGATTAAAATAGCTTATCCGTCTACTGGAGCAGATTTAAAAGGTTTGATGAAAGCTGCTTATTACGATCCAAATCCTGTGGTGATGTTAGAGCACAAAGGTTTATATTGGAGTAAAATAAAAGGAACGGAAGATGCTGCAACAGTCGAACCAGATGAAAATTATATATTACCTTTTGGAAAAGCACGTGATGTTTTATTGGCAGAATCCTCTCAAAATCATAACTCTGTAACTATCATTACCTATGGTATGGGAGTTTATTGGGCTAAAGAAGCTGCAAAGGCATTTCCAAATCAAGTTGAAATTATAGATTTAAGAACATTGGTTCCTTTAGATGAGGAAACAATTTTTAATAGTGTGAAAAAACACAATCGTTGTATTGTATTAACTGAAGAAGCTAAGCAAAACTCTTTTGCTCAAAGCCTTGCGGGTTTAATTAATGAAGAATGTTTTGAGTATTTGGATGCACCAATTCGAGTGTTAGGAGCACAAGACATGCCTGCAATTCCATTAAATTCTACCTTAGAAATAGAAATGTTACCAAATTCAGAAAAGTTAAAAATATTGATTAGCAAAGTGTTAAAATACTAA
- the paaB gene encoding 1,2-phenylacetyl-CoA epoxidase subunit PaaB, producing the protein MENRDWPLWEVFIRSKQGLDHKHVGSLHAADATMALQNARDVYTRRLEGVSIWVVESVNIHASNPDESEQFFDPAEDKVYRHPTFYDVPEEIKNM; encoded by the coding sequence ATGGAAAATAGAGATTGGCCTTTATGGGAAGTATTTATTAGAAGTAAACAAGGATTAGATCACAAACATGTAGGAAGTTTGCACGCAGCAGATGCTACAATGGCATTACAAAATGCGCGCGATGTGTATACACGTCGTTTAGAAGGTGTTAGTATTTGGGTTGTAGAATCAGTGAATATCCACGCATCAAACCCAGATGAATCTGAGCAATTCTTTGATCCTGCGGAAGACAAAGTATATCGTCATCCAACTTTTTATGATGTACCAGAAGAAATTAAAAACATGTAA
- a CDS encoding enoyl-CoA hydratase-related protein, whose amino-acid sequence MENSTSILYTQEGGIATITLNRPSVFNSFNHEMIKALQHHLDVAAQDASVRAVVLTATGKAFCAGQDLGEVLDEKEIDFNKIVNENYNPLVLKIRNMDKPVVAAVNGVAAGAGANLALACDIVVAKESANFIQAFSKIGLIPDCGGTYFLPRLIGFQRAAALMLLADKVSAEQAKEIGMIYDYFADDTFDAEVAKIAHKLANLPTKGLAYTKKLLNQSFQNSIEEQLKQEGLFQAKAGNTADYKEGVDAFLEKRNPVFKGE is encoded by the coding sequence ATGGAAAATTCAACATCAATCCTATACACACAAGAGGGAGGAATTGCTACGATCACGTTGAATCGTCCTTCTGTTTTTAACAGTTTTAATCACGAAATGATTAAAGCCTTACAACATCATTTAGATGTTGCAGCTCAAGATGCCTCAGTTCGTGCAGTTGTATTAACTGCTACTGGAAAAGCGTTTTGCGCTGGCCAAGATTTAGGTGAAGTTTTAGATGAAAAAGAAATCGACTTCAACAAAATCGTCAACGAAAATTACAATCCATTGGTTCTTAAAATTAGAAACATGGACAAACCAGTTGTTGCTGCTGTAAATGGTGTTGCTGCCGGAGCGGGAGCAAATTTAGCTTTAGCTTGTGACATAGTGGTAGCTAAAGAATCTGCTAACTTCATACAGGCATTTTCTAAAATTGGTTTGATTCCTGATTGTGGAGGAACTTATTTTTTACCTCGTTTAATTGGTTTTCAAAGAGCAGCAGCATTAATGTTATTAGCTGATAAAGTTTCGGCTGAACAAGCAAAAGAAATCGGAATGATTTACGATTATTTTGCAGACGATACATTTGATGCAGAAGTAGCCAAAATTGCTCATAAATTAGCTAATTTACCTACAAAAGGATTGGCTTATACAAAGAAATTATTAAACCAATCATTTCAAAATTCAATTGAAGAACAATTAAAACAAGAAGGTCTTTTTCAAGCAAAAGCAGGAAATACAGCTGACTACAAAGAAGGTGTAGATGCATTTTTAGAAAAAAGAAATCCAGTTTTTAAAGGAGAATAA
- a CDS encoding 3-hydroxyacyl-CoA dehydrogenase NAD-binding domain-containing protein produces MKKIGIIGGGAMGSGIAQVFAQSGHPVVLYDTNQDALDRSKQNLAKTFEKLVAKEKYTAEKAQEIQANIEYAANLDAFSSADLIIEAIIENLDIKKSVFKQVEEIVSKDCILASNTSSLSIASIASACSKPERVIGIHFFNPAPLMALVEIIPAVQTREGLAEEIKTLIQSVNKLPVITKDTPGFIVNRVARPFYSEAIRLLEEGVADAETIDYAMTSVGGFRMGPFELMDFIGHDVNYRVTESVFESFFYDPRFKPSFSQKRLFEAGFYGRKSGRGFYNYAEGIEKKAPAQDQALLEKIFKRVLVMLINEAADALFLNIANREDLDTAMTKGVNYPKGLLKWADEYGIKNVQNDLDELYNYYHEDRYRLSPIIRNMVKENKTFY; encoded by the coding sequence ATGAAAAAAATAGGAATTATTGGTGGTGGAGCAATGGGGTCTGGTATTGCGCAAGTTTTTGCACAATCAGGTCATCCCGTTGTTTTATATGACACAAACCAAGACGCATTAGATCGTTCAAAACAAAACTTAGCAAAAACGTTTGAAAAGTTAGTCGCTAAAGAAAAATATACCGCTGAAAAAGCACAAGAAATTCAAGCTAATATTGAATATGCTGCAAACTTAGATGCATTTTCATCTGCAGACTTAATCATTGAAGCAATTATTGAAAATTTAGATATCAAGAAATCGGTTTTCAAACAAGTAGAAGAAATTGTTTCTAAAGACTGTATTTTAGCTTCAAATACTTCATCATTATCCATTGCATCTATTGCATCGGCATGTTCTAAACCTGAACGTGTGATTGGGATCCATTTTTTCAATCCAGCACCATTAATGGCTTTAGTAGAAATTATTCCAGCTGTGCAAACACGAGAAGGTTTGGCAGAAGAAATTAAAACGTTAATTCAATCTGTAAATAAATTACCTGTTATCACAAAAGATACGCCTGGATTTATTGTCAATCGAGTAGCTCGTCCATTTTATAGCGAAGCAATTCGTTTATTAGAAGAAGGTGTTGCTGATGCAGAAACGATTGATTACGCAATGACATCTGTAGGAGGTTTCCGTATGGGGCCTTTCGAATTAATGGATTTCATCGGTCATGATGTAAATTACCGTGTTACAGAATCGGTTTTCGAATCATTCTTTTACGATCCTCGTTTTAAACCATCTTTTTCTCAAAAAAGATTATTCGAAGCAGGATTTTATGGTCGTAAGTCAGGACGTGGATTTTACAATTATGCCGAAGGTATCGAAAAGAAAGCACCAGCTCAAGATCAAGCTTTATTAGAAAAAATCTTTAAGCGTGTTTTAGTTATGTTGATTAACGAAGCAGCAGATGCTTTATTCTTAAACATTGCAAATCGTGAGGATTTAGATACAGCGATGACGAAAGGGGTTAATTATCCAAAAGGTTTATTGAAATGGGCAGATGAATATGGTATCAAAAATGTACAAAACGATTTAGATGAATTGTACAATTATTACCATGAAGATCGTTACCGTTTGAGCCCTATTATCCGTAATATGGTGAAAGAAAACAAAACATTCTACTAA
- the paaD gene encoding 1,2-phenylacetyl-CoA epoxidase subunit PaaD, protein MVTEKEIWQWLEEVPDPEIPVISVLDLGVVRKVEITADEKVNVTITPTYSGCPAMSAISISIRLKLVEKGLKNINVINQLSPSWTTDWMTEEGKQKMKAYGIAPPTKNPSSDALFSDEQNIECPQCGSHDTRLISQFGSTACKAMYQCNSCHEPFDYFKCHH, encoded by the coding sequence ATGGTAACAGAAAAAGAAATTTGGCAATGGTTGGAGGAAGTTCCTGATCCTGAAATTCCAGTGATTAGTGTACTTGATTTAGGAGTAGTACGTAAGGTGGAAATTACAGCAGATGAAAAAGTCAATGTAACCATCACACCAACATACTCTGGTTGTCCTGCAATGAGTGCGATTTCTATTTCTATTCGACTAAAATTAGTAGAGAAAGGATTAAAAAATATCAATGTCATCAATCAGTTGAGCCCATCGTGGACAACTGATTGGATGACTGAAGAAGGAAAACAAAAAATGAAAGCGTACGGAATTGCGCCTCCAACAAAAAATCCTTCGAGCGATGCGCTCTTTTCAGACGAACAAAATATCGAATGTCCACAATGTGGCTCGCACGATACGCGTCTTATCAGTCAATTTGGTTCAACGGCCTGCAAAGCTATGTATCAATGCAATAGTTGCCACGAACCGTTTGACTATTTCAAATGTCATCACTAA
- the paaE gene encoding 1,2-phenylacetyl-CoA epoxidase subunit PaaE, with the protein MAVNFHKLRVKNVKKETPDCVSVTFDVPEELNQEFKFKHGQYLTFKNIQNNEEIRRSYSICSCPMDEELRVAVKKIEDGVFSTFINEQVKVGDVLDVMTPQGNFFTEVHEDNKKLYVGIVAGSGITPVLSIIKTVLRAEPNSEFVLLYGNRNKGSIIFKEEIEALKNKYMQRFSVYNILSRETADAEILSGRIDKAKIEYFLQHIIKPEDVSEVFLCGPEEMILSGRDAFVEAGVDAKHLHFELFYSATAEAKKVERQKAIKKSDDTMSKVTIKLDATALQIDLGYNGDTILDAALQNGADLPYACKGGVCATCKCKVEKGEVEMDINYSLEPDELERGFVLACQAHPRSAEVVVDFDAK; encoded by the coding sequence ATGGCAGTAAATTTTCATAAACTACGCGTTAAAAATGTTAAAAAGGAAACACCAGATTGTGTATCCGTTACATTTGATGTGCCTGAAGAATTGAATCAAGAATTCAAATTTAAACATGGACAATATTTAACGTTTAAAAATATTCAAAATAACGAAGAAATTAGACGTTCTTACTCGATCTGTTCTTGCCCAATGGACGAAGAATTGAGAGTAGCTGTAAAGAAAATAGAAGACGGGGTTTTCTCAACATTTATCAACGAACAAGTTAAAGTTGGTGATGTTCTTGATGTAATGACTCCACAAGGAAATTTCTTTACAGAAGTACACGAAGATAACAAAAAATTATATGTAGGAATTGTAGCAGGATCAGGAATAACACCAGTTCTTTCTATCATCAAAACAGTTCTTAGAGCAGAACCAAATAGCGAATTTGTGCTATTATACGGGAATAGAAATAAAGGTTCAATTATCTTTAAAGAAGAAATTGAAGCACTTAAAAATAAATACATGCAACGCTTTAGCGTTTACAATATTTTGAGTCGCGAAACAGCTGATGCTGAAATTTTGAGTGGAAGAATTGATAAAGCTAAGATTGAGTATTTCTTACAACATATCATCAAACCAGAAGATGTAAGCGAAGTGTTCCTTTGTGGTCCTGAAGAAATGATTTTAAGCGGACGCGATGCTTTTGTAGAAGCAGGTGTAGATGCAAAACATTTGCATTTCGAGTTATTCTACAGTGCAACAGCTGAAGCGAAAAAGGTTGAACGTCAAAAAGCAATCAAAAAGTCGGATGACACGATGAGTAAAGTGACCATCAAATTAGATGCAACAGCCTTACAAATTGACTTAGGTTACAACGGCGATACAATCTTAGATGCGGCTTTACAAAATGGTGCAGATTTACCTTACGCTTGTAAAGGTGGTGTTTGTGCAACTTGTAAGTGTAAAGTAGAGAAAGGTGAAGTAGAAATGGACATCAACTACTCACTTGAGCCAGATGAATTAGAAAGAGGTTTTGTATTAGCGTGTCAAGCGCATCCTCGTTCTGCCGAAGTCGTGGTAGATTTTGATGCCAAATAA